One stretch of Micromonospora echinospora DNA includes these proteins:
- the ribH gene encoding 6,7-dimethyl-8-ribityllumazine synthase, with protein MAGFGEPGVTAVDAAGMTVGVVAARWHGDLTDHMTERAVAAAQACGARAVVARVAGSVELPVVAQAMARRFDVVVALGVVVRGATAHFDYVCQSVTEGLTRVALDEGKPVAHGVLTVDTIEQARDRAGLPGSAEDKGWSATVAALDAALAVRALDAQSAHRVGFA; from the coding sequence ATGGCGGGTTTCGGTGAGCCGGGCGTGACCGCGGTGGACGCCGCCGGGATGACTGTCGGCGTGGTGGCCGCCCGGTGGCACGGCGACCTGACCGACCACATGACCGAGCGGGCGGTGGCCGCCGCGCAGGCGTGCGGGGCGCGGGCCGTGGTGGCCCGGGTGGCCGGTTCGGTGGAGCTGCCGGTGGTGGCCCAGGCGATGGCGCGCCGCTTCGACGTGGTCGTCGCGCTCGGCGTGGTGGTACGCGGCGCGACAGCGCACTTCGACTACGTCTGCCAGTCGGTCACCGAGGGGCTGACCCGGGTGGCGCTGGACGAGGGCAAGCCGGTGGCGCACGGGGTGCTCACTGTCGACACCATCGAGCAGGCCCGGGACCGGGCCGGGCTGCCCGGCTCGGCCGAGGACAAGGGCTGGTCGGCGACCGTTGCGGCGCTGGACGCCGCGCTGGCCGTCCGCGCCCTGGACGCCCAGTCCGCCCACCGGGTCGGCTTCGCCTGA
- a CDS encoding phosphoribosyl-ATP diphosphatase: MKTFEELFAELQAKAAAGTPGSGTVEALAKGVHFIGKKVVEEAAESWMAAEHEGPERAAEEISQLLYQAQVLMLATGLELKDVYRHL, encoded by the coding sequence GTGAAGACGTTCGAGGAGTTGTTCGCCGAGCTGCAGGCCAAGGCCGCCGCCGGCACCCCGGGCTCGGGCACCGTCGAGGCGCTCGCCAAGGGCGTGCACTTCATCGGCAAGAAGGTCGTCGAGGAGGCGGCCGAGTCGTGGATGGCCGCCGAGCACGAGGGCCCGGAGCGGGCCGCTGAGGAGATCTCCCAGCTGCTCTACCAGGCGCAGGTGCTGATGCTCGCCACCGGTCTGGAACTGAAGGACGTCTACCGACATCTGTGA
- the hisG gene encoding ATP phosphoribosyltransferase gives MLRVAVPNKGALAESAAGMLREAGYRQRTDPKDLVCRDEQNDIEFFYLRPKDIATYVGSGDLDVGITGRDLLIDSGAPAEEIVDLNFGRATFRFAARPDDVASVQQLGGHRIATAYPGLVERHLAELGVKADVIRLDGAVENAIRLGVADVVADVVETGATLRQAGLVVFGEPLLRSSAVLVRRAGAPAGAQQEQLQRRLHGVLVARRYVMLAYDVPAGLLDRASSLTPGIESPTVSPLHREGWVAVQAMVLRDDVHRIMDELYELGARAILVTNIHACRL, from the coding sequence ATGCTGCGTGTCGCAGTACCCAACAAGGGCGCCCTGGCCGAGTCGGCCGCCGGGATGCTGCGCGAGGCGGGTTACCGCCAGCGCACCGACCCGAAGGACCTGGTCTGCCGGGACGAGCAGAACGACATCGAGTTCTTCTACCTGCGCCCCAAGGACATCGCCACCTACGTCGGCTCCGGTGACCTGGACGTCGGCATCACCGGCCGCGACCTGCTGATCGACTCCGGCGCGCCGGCCGAGGAGATCGTGGACCTCAACTTCGGGCGGGCAACGTTCCGGTTCGCCGCCCGGCCCGACGACGTCGCCTCGGTCCAGCAGCTCGGCGGGCACCGCATCGCCACCGCGTACCCCGGTCTGGTCGAGCGGCACCTGGCCGAGCTGGGCGTCAAGGCCGACGTGATCCGCCTCGACGGCGCGGTGGAGAACGCCATCCGCCTCGGCGTGGCAGACGTGGTCGCCGACGTGGTGGAGACCGGCGCGACGCTGCGCCAGGCCGGCCTGGTGGTCTTCGGCGAGCCGCTGCTGCGCTCCTCGGCGGTGCTGGTGCGCCGCGCCGGCGCGCCCGCCGGCGCCCAGCAGGAGCAGCTGCAGCGCCGGCTGCACGGCGTCCTGGTGGCCCGGCGCTACGTGATGCTCGCCTACGACGTGCCGGCCGGCCTGCTCGACCGCGCCAGCTCGCTGACCCCCGGCATCGAGTCGCCCACCGTCTCGCCGCTGCACCGGGAGGGCTGGGTCGCGGTGCAGGCGATGGTGCTCCGCGACGACGTGCACCGGATCATGGACGAGCTGTACGAGCTGGGCGCCCGCGCGATCCTGGTCACAAACATCCACGCCTGCCGGCTGTGA
- a CDS encoding DMT family transporter, which produces MRPLPLPAALGVVVLGGVASAAQGAVNAELGERTGDPVLGAVVNNLGGCLLVLAGTVALPSMRAGLAALRRSGLPWWTYLGGVGGAVIVLVAPVVVPVLGVAVFTIAQVAGGSVGGLAVDRAGLAATGRMPLTLPRVGGAVLGVGAVALAQLGRPVGDLAVGLVLLCVLGGLAVATQSALNGRVAASVGPAAGLAVNFAVSTVVIGAVAALTGALAAAPDWPAQWWLYVGGLLGVGIVLSLLVGVRAAGVLRTGLALVAGQLGGALLLDLVLPGGPGVRLPVLAGALLTLLAVVVTGLRRRGPDRVAAEGAREPDGRLVG; this is translated from the coding sequence GTGAGGCCGCTGCCGCTCCCGGCCGCGCTGGGCGTTGTCGTCCTGGGTGGCGTGGCCTCGGCCGCCCAGGGCGCCGTCAACGCCGAGCTGGGGGAGCGGACCGGCGATCCGGTTCTCGGCGCGGTGGTCAACAACCTCGGCGGCTGCCTGCTGGTGCTGGCCGGGACCGTGGCGCTGCCGTCGATGCGCGCCGGGCTGGCCGCGTTGCGCCGCTCCGGGCTGCCCTGGTGGACCTACCTGGGCGGGGTGGGCGGCGCGGTGATCGTGCTGGTCGCGCCGGTGGTGGTGCCGGTGCTCGGGGTGGCGGTGTTCACTATCGCCCAGGTGGCCGGCGGCAGCGTCGGCGGCCTCGCGGTGGACCGGGCCGGGCTGGCCGCCACCGGCCGGATGCCGCTCACTCTGCCCCGGGTCGGCGGGGCGGTGCTCGGCGTCGGCGCGGTGGCCCTCGCCCAGCTCGGCCGCCCGGTCGGTGACCTGGCGGTCGGGCTGGTGCTGCTCTGCGTCCTGGGCGGGCTGGCGGTGGCGACGCAGTCCGCGCTCAACGGCCGGGTCGCCGCCTCGGTCGGCCCGGCCGCCGGCCTCGCCGTCAACTTCGCGGTCAGCACCGTGGTGATCGGCGCGGTCGCGGCGCTGACCGGCGCGCTCGCCGCCGCGCCCGACTGGCCGGCGCAGTGGTGGCTCTACGTCGGCGGCCTGCTCGGCGTCGGCATCGTGCTCTCGCTGCTGGTCGGGGTACGTGCCGCCGGGGTGCTGCGCACCGGCCTGGCGCTGGTGGCCGGGCAGCTCGGCGGCGCGCTGCTGCTGGACCTGGTCCTGCCCGGCGGCCCCGGCGTCCGGCTGCCGGTGCTGGCCGGCGCCCTGCTCACGCTGCTCGCCGTGGTGGTCACCGGGCTGCGCCGGCGCGGCCCGGACCGTGTGGCGGCCGAAGGCGCGCGCGAACCGGATGGCAGACTGGTCGGGTGA
- a CDS encoding PH domain-containing protein: MSDSVVTVRPRRVRVVCWVSAVTLFVVFSLVATSLTGATGNGYGTFQRGDQFAMIGLGVFGALGFLLFTRPRVIADAKGVRVRNVISSYDLPWEVIRGVRFDRGAPWASLELHDDDLLPMVALQAADKESAVEAVRALRRLHQAHLAALSAGQSAPR; the protein is encoded by the coding sequence GTGAGCGATTCCGTGGTGACCGTGCGACCCCGCCGCGTCCGGGTCGTCTGCTGGGTGTCGGCCGTCACGTTGTTCGTCGTGTTCAGCCTCGTCGCGACGTCGCTGACCGGCGCCACCGGCAACGGCTACGGCACGTTCCAGCGCGGCGACCAGTTCGCCATGATCGGCCTGGGCGTCTTCGGCGCGCTCGGCTTCCTGCTGTTCACCCGCCCCCGCGTGATCGCCGACGCCAAGGGCGTCCGGGTCCGCAACGTGATCAGCTCGTACGACCTGCCCTGGGAGGTGATCCGCGGGGTCCGGTTCGACAGGGGCGCCCCGTGGGCCAGCCTGGAGCTGCACGACGACGACCTGCTGCCGATGGTCGCGTTGCAGGCCGCCGACAAGGAGAGCGCGGTCGAGGCGGTCCGCGCGCTGCGCCGCCTGCACCAGGCGCACCTGGCGGCGCTGTCCGCCGGCCAGTCGGCACCCCGCTGA
- the infC gene encoding translation initiation factor IF-3, with product MNEQIRAREVRLVGPEGEQVGIVPLERALQLAADVDLDLVEVAPMARPPVCKLMDFGKFKYESALKAREARRNQQQTVIKEMKLRPKIDPHDYETKKGHVVRFLKAGDKVKVTIMFRGREQSRPELGYRLLRRLESEITELGYVEAAPKQDGRNMIMVLAPHRAVKASAVAATASRVGPRDRAAEESGAPATGETPAGETAAAGETGTTAETSGQ from the coding sequence GTGAACGAGCAGATCCGGGCACGTGAGGTCCGACTGGTCGGTCCTGAGGGTGAGCAGGTGGGCATCGTCCCGCTGGAGCGCGCCCTGCAGCTGGCCGCGGACGTCGACCTGGACCTGGTCGAGGTTGCGCCGATGGCGCGCCCGCCGGTGTGCAAGCTCATGGACTTCGGCAAGTTCAAGTACGAGAGCGCACTCAAGGCGCGCGAAGCGCGGCGTAACCAGCAGCAGACCGTCATCAAGGAGATGAAGCTTCGGCCGAAGATCGACCCGCACGACTACGAGACCAAGAAGGGTCACGTGGTGCGGTTCCTCAAGGCGGGCGACAAGGTCAAGGTGACGATCATGTTCCGCGGTCGGGAGCAGAGCCGCCCGGAGCTGGGTTACCGGCTCCTGCGCCGGCTCGAGTCCGAGATCACGGAACTGGGATACGTCGAGGCCGCGCCGAAGCAGGACGGCCGAAACATGATCATGGTTCTCGCTCCGCACCGGGCCGTGAAGGCCTCCGCGGTCGCCGCCACGGCGTCCCGCGTTGGACCGCGCGACCGGGCTGCGGAGGAATCGGGCGCTCCGGCGACCGGCGAGACCCCGGCGGGCGAGACCGCAGCAGCCGGCGAGACCGGCACGACCGCTGAGACCAGCGGCCAGTAA
- the rpmI gene encoding 50S ribosomal protein L35, with protein MPKMKSHTGMGKRVKVTGKGKIVAQQAGLRHNLEKKPSTQTRRLTGTVELAKADIKRIKKLLGR; from the coding sequence ATGCCGAAGATGAAGAGCCACACGGGTATGGGCAAGCGGGTCAAGGTGACCGGCAAGGGCAAGATCGTTGCCCAGCAGGCCGGCCTTCGCCACAACCTGGAGAAGAAGCCCAGCACCCAGACCCGTCGGCTGACCGGCACCGTCGAGCTGGCCAAGGCCGACATCAAGCGCATCAAGAAGCTGCTCGGCCGCTGA
- the rplT gene encoding 50S ribosomal protein L20 has product MARVKRAVNAQKKRRTLLETASGYRGQRSRLYRKAKEQVLHSMQYSYRDRRDRKGDFRQLWIQRINAGARANGLTYNRLIQGLRLAGIEVDRKILADMAVNDAASFAAIVELARAAVAAEGTGGAAAQAA; this is encoded by the coding sequence ATGGCACGCGTCAAGCGGGCTGTGAATGCCCAGAAGAAGCGTCGTACCCTGCTGGAGACCGCGAGCGGTTACCGCGGTCAGCGCTCCCGGCTCTACCGCAAGGCCAAGGAGCAGGTGCTGCACTCGATGCAGTACTCCTACCGGGACCGTCGCGACCGCAAGGGCGACTTCCGGCAGCTCTGGATCCAGCGGATCAACGCCGGCGCCCGGGCCAACGGCCTGACCTACAACCGGCTGATCCAGGGCCTGCGCCTGGCCGGCATCGAGGTCGACCGGAAGATCCTGGCCGACATGGCCGTCAACGACGCCGCCTCGTTCGCGGCGATCGTCGAGCTGGCCCGCGCCGCCGTGGCGGCCGAGGGCACCGGTGGCGCCGCGGCCCAGGCCGCCTGA
- a CDS encoding TrmH family RNA methyltransferase, whose translation MQSQSQGRRLDAVPGPFTTRTPRVAAARRLHRRRDREQAGRFLAEGPQAVREALARDGTVVELFGTPAALDRYADLAATAARADVPVSEVTDDALAALTETVAPQGLVALCRHLDVPLEQAVARGPRLVAVLAGIRDPGNAGTVLRTADAAGAGAVIFAGEAVDPYNGKCVRASAGSLFHVDVVRAADPLAAVEALRAAGLEIFATTGYGDSDLDDLADAGRLSAPTAWLFGSEAHGLPDELTAAADARVRVPLHGRAESLNLAAAAAVCLYSSARALRVPRGTRDTAGESASS comes from the coding sequence ATGCAGTCACAGTCGCAGGGGAGGCGCCTCGACGCCGTTCCCGGCCCGTTCACCACGCGTACCCCCAGGGTCGCGGCGGCCCGCCGGCTGCACCGCCGGCGCGACCGCGAGCAGGCCGGCCGGTTCCTCGCCGAAGGGCCGCAGGCGGTCCGGGAGGCGCTCGCCCGCGACGGCACCGTGGTCGAGCTGTTCGGCACCCCGGCGGCGCTCGACCGGTACGCCGACCTCGCCGCCACCGCCGCCCGGGCCGACGTGCCGGTCTCCGAGGTGACCGACGACGCGCTGGCGGCGCTCACCGAGACCGTCGCGCCGCAGGGCCTGGTAGCCCTCTGCCGGCACCTCGACGTGCCCCTGGAGCAGGCCGTGGCGCGCGGGCCGCGCCTGGTCGCTGTGCTCGCCGGGATCCGCGACCCGGGCAACGCCGGCACCGTGCTGCGCACCGCCGACGCGGCGGGCGCGGGCGCGGTGATCTTCGCGGGCGAGGCGGTCGACCCGTACAACGGCAAGTGCGTGCGGGCCTCCGCCGGCAGCCTCTTCCACGTCGACGTGGTGCGCGCCGCCGACCCGCTCGCCGCCGTCGAGGCGCTGCGGGCCGCCGGCCTGGAGATCTTCGCCACCACCGGGTACGGCGACAGCGACCTGGACGACCTCGCCGACGCCGGACGGCTGTCCGCCCCGACCGCCTGGCTGTTCGGCTCCGAGGCGCACGGCCTGCCCGACGAGCTGACGGCCGCCGCCGACGCCCGCGTCCGGGTGCCGCTGCACGGGCGCGCGGAGAGCCTGAACCTGGCTGCGGCGGCGGCCGTGTGCCTGTATTCTTCCGCCAGAGCACTGCGTGTCCCCCGGGGCACGCGAGACACAGCAGGGGAGTCCGCCTCGTCATGA
- the pheS gene encoding phenylalanine--tRNA ligase subunit alpha — MSYRNDPYDPKQVALLDPDALAGAVADAEKAFAEAADPDALTALRPAHLGDRSPVSLARREIGALPPAAKADAGKRVNEARRAIESAYAARQEILDRERAARVLVEERVDVTLPYDRRPRGARHPLSVLMEQISDLFIGMGYEVAEGPEVELEWTNFDALNIPADHPARGLMDTFHIAPEGSGLVLRTHTSPVQARTMLSRKPPIYVVVPGRVYRTDELDATHAPVFHQVEGLVVDKGITMAHLRGTLDHFARAMFGEGAKTRWRPHYFPFTEPSAEFDVWFPEHRDGPQWVEWGGCGMVNPRVLRACGIDPEVYSGFAFGMGIDRTVMVRHGVSDMRDMAEGDVRFTRAFGA; from the coding sequence ATGAGCTACCGCAACGATCCGTACGACCCGAAGCAGGTCGCCCTGCTCGACCCGGACGCCCTGGCCGGGGCCGTGGCCGACGCCGAGAAGGCGTTCGCCGAGGCCGCCGACCCGGACGCGCTGACCGCGCTGCGCCCCGCGCACCTCGGTGACCGGTCCCCGGTGTCGCTGGCCCGCCGGGAGATCGGCGCGCTGCCGCCGGCCGCGAAGGCCGACGCCGGCAAGCGGGTCAACGAGGCCCGCCGGGCGATCGAGTCCGCGTACGCCGCCCGGCAGGAGATCCTGGACCGGGAACGGGCCGCGCGGGTGCTGGTCGAGGAACGCGTCGACGTGACACTGCCCTACGACCGCCGGCCGCGCGGCGCCCGCCACCCGCTGAGCGTGCTGATGGAGCAGATCAGCGACCTGTTCATCGGCATGGGCTACGAGGTGGCCGAGGGCCCCGAGGTCGAGCTGGAGTGGACCAACTTCGACGCGCTCAACATCCCGGCCGACCACCCGGCGCGCGGCCTGATGGACACGTTCCACATCGCACCCGAGGGCAGTGGCCTGGTGCTGCGCACCCACACGTCGCCGGTGCAGGCGCGCACCATGCTCAGCCGCAAGCCGCCGATCTACGTGGTGGTGCCCGGCCGGGTCTACCGCACCGACGAACTGGACGCCACCCACGCGCCGGTGTTCCACCAGGTCGAGGGCCTGGTGGTGGACAAGGGCATCACCATGGCGCACCTGCGCGGCACGCTCGACCACTTCGCCCGGGCCATGTTCGGCGAGGGCGCGAAGACGCGCTGGCGGCCGCACTACTTCCCGTTCACCGAGCCGTCGGCCGAGTTCGACGTCTGGTTCCCGGAGCACCGGGACGGTCCGCAGTGGGTCGAGTGGGGCGGCTGCGGCATGGTCAACCCGCGGGTGCTGCGCGCCTGCGGCATCGACCCGGAGGTCTACTCCGGATTCGCGTTCGGCATGGGCATCGACCGGACCGTGATGGTCCGGCACGGCGTCAGCGACATGCGGGACATGGCCGAGGGCGACGTGCGGTTCACCCGCGCGTTCGGCGCCTGA
- the pheT gene encoding phenylalanine--tRNA ligase subunit beta yields MRVSVSWLREYVDLPADLPTGDLEQALVDLGIEVESVVDLRESVSGPLVVGEVLEIEELTGFKKPIRFCRVDVGAANGTGEPQEIVCGARNFAVGDKVVVILPGGVLPGGFAIGARKTYGRNSHGMICSAQELGLGDDHSGIVVLPEDVKAQPGDDARPVVGLDDVVVEMEITPDRGYALSVRGIARELSHALGVPFRDPADAPAPGATAEPAYPVEVRDPVGCDRFAARMVRGVDPTVATPGWMRQRLTAAGVRSISLAVDITNYLMLELGQPMHAFDADRIAGPLVVRRAEAGEKLTTLDGVSRTLSAEDLVICDDTGPISLAAVMGGETSEVLASTTNVLFEAAHWDPATVGRTARRHKLFSEAAKRWERGVDPALPLVALDKAVRLLTGLAGGTAGAEVLDIDHVAPRTPVTLPVDLPSRRVGVAYPPDRVVELLEQVGCTVTRGADRLAEDPGTVGTAAGGGAVLTVTPPSWRPDLTDPADLVEEVVRLDGYDRVPSVLPTAPPGRGLTWQQQRRRTVARSLAERGYVEVLAQPFVAPELVDQLGLPADDPRRPAVRLANPLSEEEPLLRTTLLGPLLGIVKRNVGRGQRDVAIYEIGTVFHPRPGAGAPPAMGVDRRPTDEEFAAADAVVPAQPRHVAVALTGEIEPAGWWGAGRTAGWADAIEAGRAVLDAAGIPADRVTVRAGERAPWHPGRCAELVVDDVVVGHAGELHPAVLAALELPRRTSAMELDLDALPAAPLAAGPTISTFPPALIDVALVVDDPVPAAEVRAALVEGAGPLLEDVRLFDVYTSQQLGEGRKSLAYKLTFRAPDRTLAGEEAVAARDAAVAVAAERFGATLRGA; encoded by the coding sequence ATGCGAGTTTCTGTCAGTTGGCTGCGGGAGTACGTGGACCTGCCGGCCGACCTGCCCACCGGCGACCTGGAGCAGGCGCTGGTCGACCTCGGCATCGAGGTCGAGTCCGTGGTGGACCTGCGCGAGTCGGTGAGCGGCCCGCTGGTAGTGGGTGAGGTCCTGGAGATCGAGGAGCTGACCGGCTTCAAGAAGCCGATCCGCTTCTGCCGGGTCGACGTCGGCGCCGCGAACGGCACCGGCGAGCCGCAGGAGATCGTCTGCGGGGCGCGCAACTTCGCGGTGGGCGACAAGGTCGTGGTGATCCTCCCCGGCGGGGTGCTGCCGGGCGGGTTCGCCATCGGCGCGCGCAAGACGTACGGGCGCAACTCCCACGGCATGATCTGCTCGGCGCAGGAGCTGGGGCTCGGCGACGACCACTCCGGCATCGTCGTGCTGCCCGAGGACGTCAAGGCCCAGCCCGGCGACGACGCCCGGCCCGTCGTCGGCCTGGACGACGTCGTGGTCGAGATGGAGATCACCCCGGACCGCGGGTACGCGCTGAGCGTGCGCGGCATCGCCCGGGAGCTGTCGCACGCGCTCGGCGTGCCGTTCCGCGACCCGGCCGACGCGCCCGCGCCCGGCGCGACCGCCGAGCCGGCGTACCCGGTGGAGGTCCGTGACCCGGTCGGCTGCGACCGGTTCGCGGCGCGGATGGTGCGCGGCGTCGACCCGACCGTCGCCACGCCGGGCTGGATGCGGCAGCGGCTCACCGCGGCCGGGGTGCGCAGCATCTCGCTCGCAGTCGACATCACCAACTACCTGATGCTCGAACTCGGCCAGCCGATGCACGCCTTCGACGCCGACCGGATCGCCGGGCCGCTCGTGGTGCGCCGCGCCGAGGCGGGGGAGAAGCTGACCACGCTGGACGGGGTGAGCCGTACCCTGTCCGCCGAGGACCTGGTCATCTGCGACGACACGGGTCCGATCTCGCTGGCGGCGGTGATGGGCGGCGAGACCAGCGAGGTGCTCGCCTCCACCACGAACGTGCTGTTCGAGGCGGCGCACTGGGACCCGGCCACGGTCGGGCGTACCGCGCGGCGGCACAAGCTGTTCAGCGAGGCAGCGAAGCGGTGGGAGCGGGGTGTGGACCCGGCGCTGCCGCTGGTCGCGCTGGACAAGGCGGTCCGGCTGCTCACCGGCCTGGCCGGTGGCACGGCCGGCGCGGAGGTGCTCGACATCGACCACGTCGCGCCGCGTACGCCTGTGACGCTGCCGGTGGACCTGCCCTCGCGGCGCGTCGGTGTGGCCTACCCGCCGGACCGGGTGGTCGAGCTGCTGGAGCAGGTCGGCTGCACCGTGACCCGTGGCGCGGACCGGCTCGCCGAGGACCCGGGCACCGTCGGCACGGCCGCCGGAGGCGGTGCGGTGCTGACCGTGACGCCGCCGAGCTGGCGGCCCGACCTGACCGACCCGGCCGACCTGGTGGAGGAGGTGGTACGCCTCGACGGCTACGACCGCGTGCCGTCGGTGCTGCCCACCGCGCCACCCGGCCGGGGCCTGACCTGGCAGCAGCAGCGCCGCCGGACCGTCGCCCGCTCCCTCGCGGAGCGCGGCTACGTCGAGGTGCTGGCGCAACCATTCGTCGCGCCGGAGCTGGTCGACCAGCTCGGCCTGCCCGCCGACGACCCCCGCCGCCCGGCGGTACGCCTGGCGAACCCGCTGTCGGAGGAGGAGCCGCTGCTGCGCACCACGCTGCTCGGCCCGCTGCTCGGCATCGTCAAGCGCAACGTCGGCCGCGGTCAGCGGGACGTGGCGATCTACGAGATCGGCACCGTCTTCCACCCGCGTCCCGGCGCGGGCGCGCCGCCCGCCATGGGCGTGGACCGGCGGCCCACCGACGAGGAGTTCGCCGCCGCCGACGCGGTGGTGCCCGCCCAGCCGCGGCACGTCGCGGTCGCGCTCACCGGCGAGATCGAGCCGGCCGGCTGGTGGGGCGCGGGCCGCACGGCCGGCTGGGCGGACGCGATCGAGGCGGGCCGGGCCGTGCTCGACGCCGCCGGCATCCCCGCCGACCGGGTGACGGTACGGGCCGGCGAGCGGGCGCCCTGGCATCCGGGCCGCTGCGCCGAGCTGGTGGTGGACGACGTGGTCGTCGGCCACGCCGGTGAGCTGCACCCGGCCGTGCTGGCCGCGCTGGAGCTGCCCCGGCGGACCAGCGCCATGGAGCTGGACCTGGACGCGCTGCCCGCCGCGCCGCTGGCCGCCGGGCCGACCATCTCCACGTTCCCGCCGGCCCTGATCGACGTGGCGCTGGTGGTGGACGACCCGGTGCCGGCCGCCGAGGTGCGGGCGGCGCTGGTCGAGGGCGCGGGCCCGCTGCTGGAGGACGTCCGGCTGTTCGACGTCTACACCTCCCAGCAGCTCGGCGAGGGGCGTAAGTCGCTGGCGTACAAGCTGACGTTCCGGGCCCCGGACCGGACCCTCGCGGGCGAGGAGGCGGTGGCCGCGCGGGACGCGGCGGTAGCTGTCGCCGCCGAGCGTTTCGGCGCCACCCTGCGCGGGGCCTGA
- a CDS encoding helix-turn-helix domain-containing protein: MVDNPTWDVEDLVTGLDMPETAVHDALAALADHAMILPSSNRPGSLRAVSPQLGLLVLLDQAERRTVAEQARIQATRASVLARATSRDDNEREEIVRLKGVDELRDRLSEHARTATESVMMLTGGPAIPPQIRESGGALSRMALARGITIRHIYQETVLQDPASCAYAEEMAKCGEDSRVLPGSPVRMTLVDRRIALLPIESHAGRGAVEIRSVRLVSALCLLFDLLWEKGVPFSRWAGSSIDGLTKQASAILRLLRCGRTDEAIGRQLGLSERTVRRTVADIMKRLDAESRFQAGVEAALRGWI, encoded by the coding sequence ATGGTTGACAATCCGACATGGGATGTCGAGGACCTCGTCACCGGCCTGGACATGCCGGAGACCGCGGTCCACGACGCCCTCGCCGCGCTTGCCGACCACGCGATGATCCTGCCCTCGTCGAACCGGCCGGGCAGCCTGCGCGCGGTGAGCCCGCAGCTCGGCCTGCTCGTCCTGCTCGACCAGGCGGAGCGGCGGACGGTCGCCGAGCAGGCCAGGATCCAGGCGACCCGCGCTTCGGTGCTGGCCCGCGCGACCAGCCGGGACGACAACGAACGGGAGGAGATCGTCCGCCTGAAGGGGGTCGACGAGCTGCGGGACCGGCTGTCCGAGCACGCCCGCACCGCCACCGAGAGCGTCATGATGCTGACCGGTGGCCCGGCAATTCCGCCGCAGATCAGGGAAAGTGGCGGGGCGCTGAGCCGGATGGCACTGGCTCGCGGCATCACCATCCGGCACATCTACCAGGAGACCGTTCTTCAGGACCCGGCCTCCTGCGCCTATGCCGAGGAGATGGCCAAATGCGGGGAGGATAGCCGGGTCCTGCCGGGGTCCCCGGTGCGGATGACGCTCGTGGATCGCAGAATCGCTCTCCTGCCGATCGAATCGCACGCCGGCCGGGGTGCGGTGGAAATCCGCAGCGTGCGCCTGGTTTCCGCGCTCTGCCTGTTGTTCGACCTGTTGTGGGAGAAGGGCGTCCCGTTCTCCCGGTGGGCCGGCAGCAGCATCGACGGGCTGACCAAGCAGGCGAGCGCCATCCTGCGACTGCTGCGCTGCGGGCGTACCGACGAGGCGATCGGCCGTCAGCTCGGCCTGTCCGAGCGCACCGTGCGCCGTACGGTCGCCGACATCATGAAGCGCCTCGACGCCGAGAGCCGCTTCCAGGCCGGTGTGGAAGCGGCTCTGCGCGGCTGGATCTGA